A DNA window from Phragmites australis chromosome 11, lpPhrAust1.1, whole genome shotgun sequence contains the following coding sequences:
- the LOC133885047 gene encoding glutathione S-transferase T3-like — MQAIDKERRKRRAPSSLPRTQAPIRIPDESEEQQTGNEGLAEQDEDTTTRRFIWADEDNSRLISAWLKKSVDPIRGISSKKECYWKDVAEEYNSNSPEDRRRGPNSCKEHWGKTNRKVVHFNGVWCRLKKVYVNGQSDEQLIEKIRATYKHERDHWFTLDNWWKEVRNQPKWNRTYPEDEKKNKGTKVSNLENNLSSSQDEVHIFGDKVRPLGTKVAKLLAKGKGKEQSGGSMSHENFKLYHESQTLRSSTSLRLAEVQLQLSKDHIEVAQSQERAAKEKKQCKIMDKYTELLMADTSKMNDSQREEHDRALKFFGDNLHGKNN; from the exons atgcaggctattgacaaggaaa GAAGAAAACGCCGTGCTCCATCATCACTTCCAAGAACTCAAGCTCCAATAAGAATTCCTGATGAAAGCGAAGAGCAGCAAACAGGCAATGAAGGCCTCGCAGAACAAGACGAGGATACAACAACCCGACGCTTCATATGGGCTGATGAAGACAACTCACGGCTG ATCAGCGCTTGGCTGAAAAAATCAGTAGATCCAATCCGTGGAATATCGAGCAAAAAGGAATGCTATTGGAAAGATGTTGCAGAGGAGTATAATAGCAACAGTCCCGAAGACCGAAGAAGAGGACCCAATTCATGCAAGGAACATTGGGGAAAGACAAACAGGAAGGTTGTCCATTTCAATGGTGTTTGGTGCAGGCTGAAAAAGGTTTATGTTAATGGTCAGTCAGATGAACAGTTGATAGAAAAAATTCGGGCAACGTACAAGCACGAGAGAGATCACTGGTTCACACTTGACAACTGGTGGAAAGAGGTTCGAAACCAACCAAAATGGAATAGGACCTATCCTGAGgatgagaagaaaaacaaaggtACAAAGGTGTCTAATTTGGAAAACAACTTATCATCATCCCAAGACGAGGTGCATATTTTTGGTGACAAAGTTCGTCCCCTAGGTACCAAAGTAGCAAAATTACTTGCAAAAGGGAAAGGTAAAGAACAATCAGGCGGTAGCATGTCCCATGAAAATTTTAAGCTCTACCATGAGTCTCAGACTTTGAGATCCTCTACATCACTTAGGTTGGCGGAAGTGCAACTTCAACTCTCAAAGGACCATATTGAAGTAGCCCAATCACAAGAGAGAGCAGCTAAGGAAAAGAAGCAATGTAAAATTATGGACAAATACACTGAGCTTTTGATGGCTGACACAAGTAAGATGAATGATTCACAGAGGGAGGAGCACGACAGAGCTTTGAAGTTTTTTGGTGATAATTTGCATGGCAAGAACAATTAG